The Deltaproteobacteria bacterium genome contains the following window.
TGCTTGGCGGCTCACGTTTGGAGTTTCTCTGATGGACTCCCGGAAATGTCAAACTGCTACTGCCACCCCGGCACAGCCGGGGGGCCTCTTACGTTAGGCTAGCCCGCGGAGTCCGAGTACCGGACAGTGCCCACACCACCTTTCTCGCCAAGAGATTCGATCGAACTGCGAATGGAAGACGTTTACCTTTCGTCTCCGCGATGACCCTCACGCAACGGACCGATGGCGAACCTGGCGTAAGTTACCTCGAACTCGTAGACTTGCTGCAGTCACAAGGGGCACACGCTCAGAAGGACTGTCGAGAATTGTTCCGCCGCGTTGTCTTCAGCATACTGATCCGCAACACGGATGATCATTTGCGGAATCACGGTTTCCTTCTCGGACCCGAGGGGATCACCCTCTCGCCAGCATTTGACATCAATCCTGCGGTTGACCGCAATGAACTTTCCTTAGCAATCAACGAAGTGGACGCTACGTGCAATGTGGCCATCGCACTGGAGGCCCACCGATCCTACGGCTTGACCTCCGCGGAGGCGAAAGCCATTGTCTCAAAAACCGGCGAGGTGGTCGGCTTCTGGCGGCAGGAGGCAAAGCGATTCCGTATCCCCCGCGCCGAGCAGGAACTTATGGCG
Protein-coding sequences here:
- a CDS encoding HipA domain-containing protein, giving the protein MLLPPRHSRGASYVRLARGVRVPDSAHTTFLAKRFDRTANGRRLPFVSAMTLTQRTDGEPGVSYLELVDLLQSQGAHAQKDCRELFRRVVFSILIRNTDDHLRNHGFLLGPEGITLSPAFDINPAVDRNELSLAINEVDATCNVAIALEAHRSYGLTSAEAKAIVSKTGEVVGFWRQEAKRFRIPRAEQELMANAFEG